The nucleotide window TCGGGCTGCCGGGCTCGTATTTGGCGAAGCACGCCGCGACCGTTCTCGATGGCGGTGATGCGGTACGGTCCGGTGCCGATGGGAGCCTTCGAGAATTTATCGAGGCCGACCTTGCGGAAATAGGCGGCCGGGAAGGTCGGGGTCGGGCCGGCGAGGTATTCGAGGGCGGCCGGGAACGCGGTCTTGAGGTGGATGCGGAGGGTGCGGGCATCGACCACCTCCGCCGACTTCATCCAGTCGACGTTCTGCTTCGTCACCGTGCGGGCTTCCCTGCCGCCGGTGCCGCCCGGCGGCGTCTGAGGGATCAGCCGTTGCGGAACGTGTAGCTGTAGCCGTTGAGGGCCGGCGCGCCGCCGAGATGGGCGTAGAGCACCTTCGAGCCCTTGGGGAAGAAGCCCTTCCGGGTGAGGTCGATCATGCCCTGCATCGACTTTCCCTCGTAGACCGGATCGGTGATCATCGCTTCCAGCCGCGCCGAGAGCCGGATCGCCTCGATGGTCTCCTTCGAGGGCACGCCGTAGACCGGGTAGGCGTAATCCTCGTTGAGCACGACGTCGTCGGCAACGATGGCCGGGGCGCCGATGAGGGCCGCCGTCTTCTGGGCGATGTCGAGCACCTGCGCTTTGGTCTGGGCCGGTGTGAAGGAGGCGTCGATACCGATGACGTTGCGGGCGCGCCCGTCGGCGGCGAAACCCACCACCATGCCCGCATGGGTCGAACCGGTGACGGTGCAGACCACGATGTAGTCGAAATGGATGCCCATCTCGGCTTCCTGCCTCCGCACTTCCTCGGCGAAGCCGACATAGCCGAGGCCGCCGAACTTGTGCACCGAGGCGCCGGCCGGAATCGCGTAGGGCTTGCCGCCCTTGGCCTTCACGTCCTCCAGGGCCGCCGTCCAGCTCTCGCGGATACCGATATCGAAGCCCTCGTCCACGAGCTGCGTCTCGGCGCCCATGATGCGCGAGAGCAGGATGTTGCCGACCCGGTCGTAGACCGCGTCCTCGTGCGGAACCCAGGCTTCCTGGATCAGCCGGCACTTCATGCCGATCTTGGCGGCCACCGCCGCGACCATGCGGGTGTGGTTCGACTGTACGCCGCCGATGGAGACCAGCGTATCGGCCCCGCTCGCGATGGCGTCGGGCACGATATATTCGAGCTTGCGCAGCTTGTTGCCGCCATAGGCGAGGCCGGAATTACAATCCTCGCGCTTAGCGTAGATCTCGACATCGCCGCCGAGATAATCGGTCAGGCGCGACAGCTTCTCGATCGGGCTCGGGCCGAAGGTGAGAGGGTAGCGCTCGAATTTCGACAGCATGGTGTGACGCGTCCTCGACGGGAAGAGTGCCGAAACGCTATCAAACGAGATGCGAAAGGTGCTCTCGAAGATCAGTGATTTTTAGGTCTTCAAAATTGCTTCCTTCGCGTCTTTCGCCTCAGATCCTCCGCGCATTCGAGAGACTACGAGAGAATCTTCCATGCGGCCTGCCTCTCCGAATCCCTTGGACCGGATCGACCTGAAGATCCTGCGCCTGCTCCAGGCCGATGGACGGATGAACAATGCCGAGATCGCCAAGCGGGTGAATACCAGCGCGGCCACCTGCCACCGCCGGACGCAGCGCATGTTCGACGAGGGCTACATCCGTGGCGTCCATGCGCAGATCGCGCCGGAGAAGGTCGGGCGCGGCTCGCTCGTCATCGTCGGGGTGGTGCTCGACCGCTCGACGCCGGAAAGCTTCGCCGCCTTCGAGGCCGCCGCCCAGGCGATGCCGACGATGCTCGACTGCCATCTCGTGGCCGGCGATTTCGACTATTTCCTCAAGATCCGCGTGCGCGACATGGCGGATTTCAACCGGCTCCACAGCAACATCCTGATCGCGCTGCCCGGCGTGCGCCAGACGCGGACGTTCTTCGTGATGAAGGAGGTGGTCGACAATGCGCCGATGGATCTCTGACGACACACCTTGCGCAAGGTCCTATCGCGGGTCCATCGCGCGCCGCACCGCCGCCCGGGGGATCGCGATCACAGGAGAACGGAGCGCATGAGCATGGCTGCCGAAACCTCGTTGGCACGCTCCCTCGACGCAATTCCTGCAAGCGTGCGGGAGGGGCGGCCCGGCG belongs to Methylobacterium sp. 77 and includes:
- a CDS encoding 1-aminocyclopropane-1-carboxylate deaminase, whose amino-acid sequence is MLSKFERYPLTFGPSPIEKLSRLTDYLGGDVEIYAKREDCNSGLAYGGNKLRKLEYIVPDAIASGADTLVSIGGVQSNHTRMVAAVAAKIGMKCRLIQEAWVPHEDAVYDRVGNILLSRIMGAETQLVDEGFDIGIRESWTAALEDVKAKGGKPYAIPAGASVHKFGGLGYVGFAEEVRRQEAEMGIHFDYIVVCTVTGSTHAGMVVGFAADGRARNVIGIDASFTPAQTKAQVLDIAQKTAALIGAPAIVADDVVLNEDYAYPVYGVPSKETIEAIRLSARLEAMITDPVYEGKSMQGMIDLTRKGFFPKGSKVLYAHLGGAPALNGYSYTFRNG
- a CDS encoding Lrp/AsnC family transcriptional regulator, whose product is MRPASPNPLDRIDLKILRLLQADGRMNNAEIAKRVNTSAATCHRRTQRMFDEGYIRGVHAQIAPEKVGRGSLVIVGVVLDRSTPESFAAFEAAAQAMPTMLDCHLVAGDFDYFLKIRVRDMADFNRLHSNILIALPGVRQTRTFFVMKEVVDNAPMDL